The Hevea brasiliensis isolate MT/VB/25A 57/8 chromosome 1, ASM3005281v1, whole genome shotgun sequence genome has a window encoding:
- the LOC131182992 gene encoding uncharacterized protein LOC131182992, protein MDSSNSNSTQANSTSATSSKTREEEFNHLWRYVTKLEKTGEGGGNCKWICNFCGQEKQGTYTRVRAHLLKITGKWIGVCKEVMNNSISEMRKQEDEATNKITNSQSRRVSLPISITSVPSLNITEPSISAALKKRRVNDSPLGRAFDLQTRAQLDVEITRMFYTGGLPFNFTRNPYYVSSYSFAANHVLGGYMLPGYNQLRTTLFQQEKTNVERLLEPIKSTWLEKGVSIVSDGWSDPQRRPLINFMVVSESGPMFIKSVDCSGEVKDKQFIDNLLKEVIDEVGHQKVVQVITDNASNCKGAREIIKKMFPHIYWTPCVVHTLNLALKNICAAKNLETNQETYDVCTGSLKSMGMLCKSRIL, encoded by the coding sequence ATGGATTCTTCGAACTCTAATTCTACCCAAGCAAATAGCACTAGTGCCACTTCTTCAAAAACTAGGGAGGAAGAATTTAATCATTTGTGGAGATATGTAACTAAACTTGAGAAAACTGGAGAAGGAGGGGGTAATTGTAAATGGATATGCAATTTTTGTGGACAAGAAAAGCAAGGGACTTATACTAGAGTGAGGGCTCATTTATTGAAAATCACTGGAAAATGGATTGGTGTGTGTAAAGAAGTGATGAATAATAGTATTTCTGAAATGAGGAAACAAGAGGATGAGGCAACAAACAAAATTACCAATTCACAATCTAGGCGAGTTTCTTTGCCTATTAGTATAACTTCTGTTCCTTCATTGAATATAACTGAACCAAGTATTTCAGCAGCtttgaagaaaagaagagttAATGATTCTCCTCTTGGTAGAGCTTTTGACTTGCAAACTAGAGCTCAATTAGATGTAGAGATTACTAGAATGTTCTACACTGGGGGTCTACCTTTTAATTTTACTAGAAATCCTTATTATGTGAGTTCTTATTCTTTTGCTGCTAATCATGTTTTGGGTGGTTATATGCTGCCTGGTTATAACCAATTGAGAACCACATTATTTCAGCAAGAAAAAACAAATGTAGAGAGGTTGCTTGAACCAATTAAAAGCACTTGGTTAGAAAAGGGTGTTAGTATTGTGAGTGATGGATGGAGTGATCCCCAGAGGAggcctttgattaattttatggtTGTTTCTGAGTCTGGCCCCATGTTTATCAAATCTGTAGATTGTTCTGGTGAAGTGAAAGATAAGCAATTTATTGATAATTTGCTAAAAGAAGTAATTGATGAGGTGGGTCATCAAAAAGTGGTACAAGTCATTACTGATAATGCTTCAAATTGTAAAGGTGCTAGAGAAATCATTAAGAAAATGTTTCCACATATTTATTGGACTCCTTGTGTTGTGCACACTCTTAATCTTGCTTTGAAGAATATATGTGCAGCAAAAAATTTAGAAACTAATCAAGAAACTTATGATGTGTGCACTGGATCACTGAAATCCATGGGGATGCTTTGCAAATCAAGAATTTTATAA
- the LOC110635768 gene encoding CMP-sialic acid transporter 2 isoform X1: protein MIQLFIFSFVKTEECDSNRGEPMKNGMIECSVCHSKLVSPNTKPFSRAYDRHKSRVSSKQRALNVLLVASDCILVGLQPILVYMSKVDGKFMFSPVSVNFLTEAAKALFAIVMLLFQAKHQKVGEKPLLSFSTFVQAARNNVLLAVPALLYAINNYLKFTMQLYFNPATVKMLSNLKVLVIAVLLKIIMRRRFSVLQWEALALLLIGISINQLRSLPEGSTAMGLPVATGAYVYTLIFVTVPSLASVYNEYALKSQYDTSIYLQNLFLYGYGAIFNFLAILGTAIVKGPSSFDILQGHSKATMLLICNNAAQGILSSFFFKYADAILKKYSSTVATIFTGIASAAMFGHTLTMNFMLGISVVFISMHQFFSSLSKVKEEQQNGVVELMDVQDGQRSKDSIINMAAGANEEITHRVGHDERQPLLPT from the exons ATGATTCAGCTATTCAT ATTCAGTTTTGTGAAGACTGAGGAGTGTGATAGTAATAGGGGTGAACCAATGAAAAACGGGATGATAGAATGCAGCGTCTGCCATTCGAAATTGGTTTCACCAAATACCAAACCTTTTTCAAGAGCTTATGACCGACATAAGAGCAGGGTATCATCAAAGCAACGTGCCCTTAATGTGCTCTTGGTTGCCAGTGATTGCATCCTAGTCGGTTTACAG CCTATTTTGGTGTACATGTCCAAGGTGGATGGGAAATTCATGTTTAGCCCAGTTAGTGTCAACTTCTTGACAGAAGCTGCAAAGGCTCTATTTGCGATTGTTATGCTTTTGTTCCAG GCAAAGCATCAGAAAGTTGGAGAGAAGCCTCTTCTCTCATTTTCTACATTTGTACAG GCAGCTCGTAACAATGTTCTTCTAGCTGTTCCAGCTCTTCTATATGCTATCAATAATTATCTAAAGTTCACCATGCAG TTATATTTCAATCCTGCAACAGTGAAAATGCTAAGCAATCTGAAG GTTTTGGTGATTGCTGTGTTGCTAAAGATAATAATGAGACGCCGATTTTCTGTTCTTCAG TGGGAGGCTCTTGCTTTGTTGCTCATTGGGATTAGTATAAATCAGCTGCGTTCTTTACCTGAAGGTAGTACTGCAATGGGCCTTCCAGTTGCAACGGGTGCATATGTTTACACACTTATATTT GTAACTGTTCCATCGTTGGCCTCAGTCTACAATGAGTATGCTCTGAAGAGCCAATATGATACAAGCATATATCTTCAG AACTTATTTTTGTATGGATATGGTGCTATCTTCAATTTTCTAGCAATATTGGGAACCGCCATTGTCAAAG GTCCCAGTAGCTTTGACATCCTGCAAGGTCATTCAAAGGCCACCATGCTTCTAATATGTAACAATGCAGCCCAAGGAATATTGTCCTCTTTTTTCTTCAAATATGCAG ATGCAATCCTGAAGAAGTACTCTTCAACAGTTGCCACAATCTTCACAGGCATTGCATCAGCAGCAATGTTTGGTCATACTTTGACCATGAATTTCATGTTGGGAATTTCTGTTGTGTTCATCTCAATGCACCAG TTTTTCTCATCACTATCAAAAGTCAAAGAGGAACAGCAGAATGGGGTGGTGGAACTAATGGATGTTCAAGACGGGCAGAG GTCAAAAGATTCAATCATAAACATGGCAGCTGGAGCAAATGAAGAG ATTACTCATCGTGTAGGACATGATGAGAGACAGCCTCTACTTCCCACCTAG
- the LOC110635768 gene encoding CMP-sialic acid transporter 2 isoform X3, producing MIQLFIFSFVKTEECDSNRGEPMKNGMIECSVCHSKLVSPNTKPFSRAYDRHKSRVSSKQRALNVLLVASDCILVGLQPILVYMSKVDGKFMFSPVSVNFLTEAAKALFAIVMLLFQAKHQKVGEKPLLSFSTFVQLYFNPATVKMLSNLKVLVIAVLLKIIMRRRFSVLQWEALALLLIGISINQLRSLPEGSTAMGLPVATGAYVYTLIFVTVPSLASVYNEYALKSQYDTSIYLQNLFLYGYGAIFNFLAILGTAIVKGPSSFDILQGHSKATMLLICNNAAQGILSSFFFKYADAILKKYSSTVATIFTGIASAAMFGHTLTMNFMLGISVVFISMHQFFSSLSKVKEEQQNGVVELMDVQDGQRSKDSIINMAAGANEEITHRVGHDERQPLLPT from the exons ATGATTCAGCTATTCAT ATTCAGTTTTGTGAAGACTGAGGAGTGTGATAGTAATAGGGGTGAACCAATGAAAAACGGGATGATAGAATGCAGCGTCTGCCATTCGAAATTGGTTTCACCAAATACCAAACCTTTTTCAAGAGCTTATGACCGACATAAGAGCAGGGTATCATCAAAGCAACGTGCCCTTAATGTGCTCTTGGTTGCCAGTGATTGCATCCTAGTCGGTTTACAG CCTATTTTGGTGTACATGTCCAAGGTGGATGGGAAATTCATGTTTAGCCCAGTTAGTGTCAACTTCTTGACAGAAGCTGCAAAGGCTCTATTTGCGATTGTTATGCTTTTGTTCCAG GCAAAGCATCAGAAAGTTGGAGAGAAGCCTCTTCTCTCATTTTCTACATTTGTACAG TTATATTTCAATCCTGCAACAGTGAAAATGCTAAGCAATCTGAAG GTTTTGGTGATTGCTGTGTTGCTAAAGATAATAATGAGACGCCGATTTTCTGTTCTTCAG TGGGAGGCTCTTGCTTTGTTGCTCATTGGGATTAGTATAAATCAGCTGCGTTCTTTACCTGAAGGTAGTACTGCAATGGGCCTTCCAGTTGCAACGGGTGCATATGTTTACACACTTATATTT GTAACTGTTCCATCGTTGGCCTCAGTCTACAATGAGTATGCTCTGAAGAGCCAATATGATACAAGCATATATCTTCAG AACTTATTTTTGTATGGATATGGTGCTATCTTCAATTTTCTAGCAATATTGGGAACCGCCATTGTCAAAG GTCCCAGTAGCTTTGACATCCTGCAAGGTCATTCAAAGGCCACCATGCTTCTAATATGTAACAATGCAGCCCAAGGAATATTGTCCTCTTTTTTCTTCAAATATGCAG ATGCAATCCTGAAGAAGTACTCTTCAACAGTTGCCACAATCTTCACAGGCATTGCATCAGCAGCAATGTTTGGTCATACTTTGACCATGAATTTCATGTTGGGAATTTCTGTTGTGTTCATCTCAATGCACCAG TTTTTCTCATCACTATCAAAAGTCAAAGAGGAACAGCAGAATGGGGTGGTGGAACTAATGGATGTTCAAGACGGGCAGAG GTCAAAAGATTCAATCATAAACATGGCAGCTGGAGCAAATGAAGAG ATTACTCATCGTGTAGGACATGATGAGAGACAGCCTCTACTTCCCACCTAG
- the LOC110635768 gene encoding CMP-sialic acid transporter 2 isoform X2 gives MKNGMIECSVCHSKLVSPNTKPFSRAYDRHKSRVSSKQRALNVLLVASDCILVGLQPILVYMSKVDGKFMFSPVSVNFLTEAAKALFAIVMLLFQAKHQKVGEKPLLSFSTFVQAARNNVLLAVPALLYAINNYLKFTMQLYFNPATVKMLSNLKVLVIAVLLKIIMRRRFSVLQWEALALLLIGISINQLRSLPEGSTAMGLPVATGAYVYTLIFVTVPSLASVYNEYALKSQYDTSIYLQNLFLYGYGAIFNFLAILGTAIVKGPSSFDILQGHSKATMLLICNNAAQGILSSFFFKYADAILKKYSSTVATIFTGIASAAMFGHTLTMNFMLGISVVFISMHQFFSSLSKVKEEQQNGVVELMDVQDGQRSKDSIINMAAGANEEITHRVGHDERQPLLPT, from the exons ATGAAAAACGGGATGATAGAATGCAGCGTCTGCCATTCGAAATTGGTTTCACCAAATACCAAACCTTTTTCAAGAGCTTATGACCGACATAAGAGCAGGGTATCATCAAAGCAACGTGCCCTTAATGTGCTCTTGGTTGCCAGTGATTGCATCCTAGTCGGTTTACAG CCTATTTTGGTGTACATGTCCAAGGTGGATGGGAAATTCATGTTTAGCCCAGTTAGTGTCAACTTCTTGACAGAAGCTGCAAAGGCTCTATTTGCGATTGTTATGCTTTTGTTCCAG GCAAAGCATCAGAAAGTTGGAGAGAAGCCTCTTCTCTCATTTTCTACATTTGTACAG GCAGCTCGTAACAATGTTCTTCTAGCTGTTCCAGCTCTTCTATATGCTATCAATAATTATCTAAAGTTCACCATGCAG TTATATTTCAATCCTGCAACAGTGAAAATGCTAAGCAATCTGAAG GTTTTGGTGATTGCTGTGTTGCTAAAGATAATAATGAGACGCCGATTTTCTGTTCTTCAG TGGGAGGCTCTTGCTTTGTTGCTCATTGGGATTAGTATAAATCAGCTGCGTTCTTTACCTGAAGGTAGTACTGCAATGGGCCTTCCAGTTGCAACGGGTGCATATGTTTACACACTTATATTT GTAACTGTTCCATCGTTGGCCTCAGTCTACAATGAGTATGCTCTGAAGAGCCAATATGATACAAGCATATATCTTCAG AACTTATTTTTGTATGGATATGGTGCTATCTTCAATTTTCTAGCAATATTGGGAACCGCCATTGTCAAAG GTCCCAGTAGCTTTGACATCCTGCAAGGTCATTCAAAGGCCACCATGCTTCTAATATGTAACAATGCAGCCCAAGGAATATTGTCCTCTTTTTTCTTCAAATATGCAG ATGCAATCCTGAAGAAGTACTCTTCAACAGTTGCCACAATCTTCACAGGCATTGCATCAGCAGCAATGTTTGGTCATACTTTGACCATGAATTTCATGTTGGGAATTTCTGTTGTGTTCATCTCAATGCACCAG TTTTTCTCATCACTATCAAAAGTCAAAGAGGAACAGCAGAATGGGGTGGTGGAACTAATGGATGTTCAAGACGGGCAGAG GTCAAAAGATTCAATCATAAACATGGCAGCTGGAGCAAATGAAGAG ATTACTCATCGTGTAGGACATGATGAGAGACAGCCTCTACTTCCCACCTAG